The following coding sequences are from one Acipenser ruthenus chromosome 7, fAciRut3.2 maternal haplotype, whole genome shotgun sequence window:
- the LOC117416253 gene encoding transmembrane protein 53 isoform X1: MSLYFGVKCRVLCFVQTVYFLFVYHFTVLSVFPFLGLTSPLSQPCDSHKYVRTPIQPPAIKMQKATITSGITAQRISKTITFYKNESKAASMLQQNGPKPLLLLLPWLGSQPHAVDKYREIYFRQGFDVLTVESKTSHFLWPRWGLDYGAQVLELLQSDNFVSRPLLLHAFSIGGYTFSQMMVHISKNAQQYKSVTDRIKGQIYDSLVIGSVEKMATGVGKMVLPNVEGLLRKGTLLYFSVLKGYTVDYYNVAIGMFWNNPPQTPALFFYCENDPLSDHKEVERLLKSWHLQGINVVGKGWKDSLHAGHLRKHPQEYLATLHQFLQSLNMTPLKAKM; encoded by the exons atgtctctttattttggtgtaaagtgccgtgtcctgtgttttgttcaaactgtttattttcttttcgtTTACCATTTCACCGTCCTgtctgtgtttcctttcctgggtctgacgtcgccactcagccagccttgtgacagtcaCAAATACGTCAG AACCCCAATTCAACCACCGGCAATAAAAATGCAGAAAGCCACCATTACTAGTGGAATCACAGCCCAGAGGATTTCCAAAACCATCACATTTTACAAGAATGAATCTAAAGCAGCCTCCATGCTCCAACAGAATGGCCCCAAGCCTCTTCTGCTGCTTCTTCCCTGGCTGGGTTCTCAGCCGCACGCTGTGGACAAGTATCGTGAGATCTACTTCAGGCAGGGGTTTGACGTTCTGACCGTGGAGAGCAAGACCAGTCACTTCCTGTGGCCGAGGTGGGGGTTGGACTATGGCGCCCAGGTACTGGAGTTGCTGCAGAGTGACAACTTTGTGTCCCGCCCACTGCTGCTTCATGCCTTCTCCATTGGAGGATACACCTTCTCTCAGATGATGGTGCACATCTCCAAGAATGCTCAGCAATACAAGAGCGTGACTGACAGGATCAAGGGTCAGATCTATGACAGCCTCGTCATAGGCTCTGTGGAGAAAATGGCAACAG GAGTTGGAAAGATGGTGCTTCCGAATGTGGAAGGGTTACTGCGCAAGGGCACTCTGCTCTACTTCAGTGTCCTAAAGGGCTATACAGTGGATTACTACAATGTCGCCATTGGTATGTTTTGGAATAACCCACCACAGACTCCAGCCTTGTTCTTCTACTGTGAGAATGACCCACTCAGTGATCACAAGGAGGTAGAGAGATTGCTGAAAAGTTGGCACCTGCAGGGGATTAACGTGGTGGGGAAAGGCTGGAAAGATTCCCTGCATGCAGGGCACCTCCGAAAGCACCCCCAGGAGTACCTGGCGACACTGCACCAGTTCCTGCAGTCCCTCAACATGACACCACTGAAGGCTAAGATGTAA
- the LOC117416253 gene encoding transmembrane protein 53 isoform X2, which produces MQKATITSGITAQRISKTITFYKNESKAASMLQQNGPKPLLLLLPWLGSQPHAVDKYREIYFRQGFDVLTVESKTSHFLWPRWGLDYGAQVLELLQSDNFVSRPLLLHAFSIGGYTFSQMMVHISKNAQQYKSVTDRIKGQIYDSLVIGSVEKMATGVGKMVLPNVEGLLRKGTLLYFSVLKGYTVDYYNVAIGMFWNNPPQTPALFFYCENDPLSDHKEVERLLKSWHLQGINVVGKGWKDSLHAGHLRKHPQEYLATLHQFLQSLNMTPLKAKM; this is translated from the exons ATGCAGAAAGCCACCATTACTAGTGGAATCACAGCCCAGAGGATTTCCAAAACCATCACATTTTACAAGAATGAATCTAAAGCAGCCTCCATGCTCCAACAGAATGGCCCCAAGCCTCTTCTGCTGCTTCTTCCCTGGCTGGGTTCTCAGCCGCACGCTGTGGACAAGTATCGTGAGATCTACTTCAGGCAGGGGTTTGACGTTCTGACCGTGGAGAGCAAGACCAGTCACTTCCTGTGGCCGAGGTGGGGGTTGGACTATGGCGCCCAGGTACTGGAGTTGCTGCAGAGTGACAACTTTGTGTCCCGCCCACTGCTGCTTCATGCCTTCTCCATTGGAGGATACACCTTCTCTCAGATGATGGTGCACATCTCCAAGAATGCTCAGCAATACAAGAGCGTGACTGACAGGATCAAGGGTCAGATCTATGACAGCCTCGTCATAGGCTCTGTGGAGAAAATGGCAACAG GAGTTGGAAAGATGGTGCTTCCGAATGTGGAAGGGTTACTGCGCAAGGGCACTCTGCTCTACTTCAGTGTCCTAAAGGGCTATACAGTGGATTACTACAATGTCGCCATTGGTATGTTTTGGAATAACCCACCACAGACTCCAGCCTTGTTCTTCTACTGTGAGAATGACCCACTCAGTGATCACAAGGAGGTAGAGAGATTGCTGAAAAGTTGGCACCTGCAGGGGATTAACGTGGTGGGGAAAGGCTGGAAAGATTCCCTGCATGCAGGGCACCTCCGAAAGCACCCCCAGGAGTACCTGGCGACACTGCACCAGTTCCTGCAGTCCCTCAACATGACACCACTGAAGGCTAAGATGTAA